In Gammaproteobacteria bacterium, the genomic stretch ATCCGACCACCCTCTTCTTCCACCGCAACCAATTTCTCGAAAAGGCTGCCAAGCGATTGGATGGTAAGCCTAAATCCGGCCTGCACGTGCTCGCGTGGATCCAGCCGGACCGCTTTTCGGAGCTGAAGAAGAGCGTCGGCATCATCGCCACCGAAGAGGTGCTCTCCCTGTTCGCCGAGGAAGTGCGCAAGCGCATGAACCCGCGCGACATCGCCGGCCGCTTCGAAGGCACGGCCATCCTCGCGCTGCTCGAGCGCGGCAACGAGCGCGATGCGGAAGTCTGGGCCAGGCATCTCGTCGATCACGTGCGGGAGCTCGACTTCTCCGTGGCCGGACACACGGTGAACCTGACGTGCACGGTCGGCCTGTGCGCGGTGAGCGGCGTCTATTCGAGCATGGAGGAGCTGGTCTCCGCCGTGGCCGAAGCGCACGCGAACGGCCGGAAGGGCGGCGGCGACTGCGTGTTCCTCACCGAATCGACGGACATCGACACCCGGATGCGCAAGTACGATGAGATCTGGGTGCGCTGCATCAAGACGGCCCTGATGGAGAACCGCTTCCGGCTCGCCCAGCTCCCCATTGCCGGCCTGCGCAGCGACACGCTGCAGATGTACGACATGCTGGTCCGCATGCTCGACGAGCAGGGCAATGCCGTCCTGCCCTCTGACTTCCTGCCGGCTGCCGAGCGCAACAACCTGATGAAGACGATCGATCGCTGGATGATCACCGCGTCGCTCGACTTCTGCCAGGAAGGCCAGGCGGACCAGGTATTCGTGCGCCTCTCGCAACAGTCCTTGCGCGACGGCACGCTGTTCGAGTGGCTGAAGAAGGAGCTCGAGAAGCGCCGCATGCCGCCCGCGAAGCTCTGCGTGCAGTACCCGGAGCAGGATGCCGCCAAGCAGATCAAGACGGCGAAACAGCTCGTGGAGCAGCTCCGCTCGGTCGGCGTCGCCTTCGCGCTCGAGCATTTCGGCATCGAAAAGAGCCGCTTCCAGATCCTCGATATCCTGAAGCCCGATTACATCAAGATCGACGGCGAGCTCATGCACTCGCTGACCAGCGACACGCGCATGCAGGAGCACGTCCGCCACGTGACCGAGTTGGCCGAGGCCCGCAAGATCCTCACCATCGCGGAGCGCGTCGAGAACGCCAACGCGATGGCCGTGCTGTTCCAGCTCGGCGTCCACTTCATGCAGGGTCACTACGTGCACGAGCCCGAGGTCGTGCTGCAGGAACCGCCGAGCGTCTCGCAGACCACTCTCGACGCCATCGGCAGCTCCTGACTCCCCCACTCCCCGCAGGCGCGCGCATCGCGCGCGACCGGGCGGAGGCAAAGACGGCCGCCGGGCCGCGGGGCCCGCGTGTGATCCGGTTCACAGTTTCGCGCCGCACCGTGCCGGGCGCGCCCTCGCGTTCGTGAAATCTGCAAACCGGTTCGTTTCAGTTCGCGGAATCCACTCCTAAGCTGTGTCGATTCGCCAGTTTGGCTGCGAGCGGAGACCCCGGCGTGAGTGCGAGACTCGGAAACGGCAGGAGCAGGAAAAAGACGGTGGGGAGCAAAGTCAGGACGATCGTCATCCAAAGCCCGAAGCTCGTGGTTCCGGCGCTCGCGGCGCTCGGCATCGGGGCACCGGCCGGGGCGCTCGAGCTCGGCCCGGTGCGCATGGACTCCACGCTCGGGCAGCCGCTGCGCGCAAGCATCGCCTTCGTGCTGCGGCCGCACGAACTGATCGCGGCACACTGCATCCGCGTGGCGACCGGCACCTCGGCGGGCGGCCTGCCCTCCCCGGGTCC encodes the following:
- a CDS encoding sensor domain-containing phosphodiesterase, yielding MDDRQSISIAVLTSSQDDVELVNRTLRDAGHAAHCHWVPDPNGLDETLEAQAVELIIVNRNRYADTIRQVVEQKEAFVPEVPVIAVADAADEAGIQDAMRQGACDLVSIGNRTRLQAVVTRELRAFRVERALNSTLSSASEYRRQLHDYMQGSTTAIAYAQEGIVTDLNNAWLDLFGIAAKQDTVGLPLMDMFAPESHAAVKGALIATVKGKWQRGEKLEAKARLRNSEITVLEMELQLVDFEDGPHVQVRIVPPAPKEEEEPTRLVHEALKRDPTTLFFHRNQFLEKAAKRLDGKPKSGLHVLAWIQPDRFSELKKSVGIIATEEVLSLFAEEVRKRMNPRDIAGRFEGTAILALLERGNERDAEVWARHLVDHVRELDFSVAGHTVNLTCTVGLCAVSGVYSSMEELVSAVAEAHANGRKGGGDCVFLTESTDIDTRMRKYDEIWVRCIKTALMENRFRLAQLPIAGLRSDTLQMYDMLVRMLDEQGNAVLPSDFLPAAERNNLMKTIDRWMITASLDFCQEGQADQVFVRLSQQSLRDGTLFEWLKKELEKRRMPPAKLCVQYPEQDAAKQIKTAKQLVEQLRSVGVAFALEHFGIEKSRFQILDILKPDYIKIDGELMHSLTSDTRMQEHVRHVTELAEARKILTIAERVENANAMAVLFQLGVHFMQGHYVHEPEVVLQEPPSVSQTTLDAIGSS